A region of the Oncorhynchus clarkii lewisi isolate Uvic-CL-2024 unplaced genomic scaffold, UVic_Ocla_1.0 unplaced_contig_8064_pilon_pilon, whole genome shotgun sequence genome:
tcaGCAATTCTAAAGCTCCCTGAGAATGtcacttgttttttttccccaatGGGTTCACAGCTGGCCTACCTACTCTATTGTCTCCATCCCGTTCCTTTCTCAAAATAGAGCAGGCAGAACCTCCCTGGTTAGTCCGTTTGCCGTCCAAATGGAAAATAGAAAGCCGTTTAGAACATTAGTTTCCTCCGTTCTGGGTGGATTCCAAGGAAAGTATAGCAGGTCAATTTGATAGCAATCTCCTGGGAACCCTACTGTGAGCCTAATGGGGTTCTGCTGACATTATTCTTTTCAATTCTTCTGCAGCTAGATGTGCACCTTCAGAGAGGATATTGAATGTATCACCCAAGACATTTCCAACCCCAAATATTGTCCAAACATCAAATTAGTTCAAAGTTTTCATCTCAGTAGAGACTATACAAAAACACTTAAATAATGTGCATTATAgcaataaatatatacattggCTGGATAATTACCTTGTTTGACGGAGACAAATCTTTTGTTGGCTGCCTGGAAAATGACTTGCGGGTGGCTCTCCTCTAGATCAAACAGCTCATCCTTGCCAGGCTTGGAGCACCTGCCTGAGCGCAGCGTGCCGGTCGGGCCCATGGGTGTCAGGTACTTCCCATCGCAGTCCTTGAAGGCCAGCTTGCCTGACTTGAGCTCCAGGGTGAAGCTGGTGGTGGGGGTGTTCTCTTTGACCAGCTTCCCGTCGTTGCTGAGGAAGCGGCTGTCGCACGTCTTCAGGAAGTACTTTCCTTCCAGGTATACCAGGGTGACCAGGGAGTCCGAGCCCCAGGGGATGTTGCTGTCCACCGAGATCTCTCCTTCCCTGGCAAACAGGTGGGCGTAGCGTTTGCGCGCCACGCTGAGCAGGCTAGATTGCGGATGGAGGGCCAGGTGGACGGCCCACAGCTCGGGCTCCCCGATGGCCTGGGCGAAGCAGGACAGGTAGTCAGCCGAGCCTCCGAAGAAGCGCAGGTATGTCTCCGACTGCAGCGCCCAGCGGCCGTCCGACTGGGCCACGATCAGGAAGCGGCAGCCGGGCGAGTCGGGCTGCTCTGCCCCGCAGCTCACCTTACCATCCTTGTCGGAGGCCAGGTAGCGGCCCAGATGGCTGCGAAGGAACACTACCTGGGTGTCCTGGTCCTCTTGCTCCAGAGTCCAGATCTGCTTCTTCTTCATGCTGGAGGCCGAGGCGTTCACCTTGAAGCCGAAGGCCTCGGCCGTTAGGTAACGGCTCTCGTGGTTGATGAGGCCAAACTGCAGCTTCAAGGCTTTGTTAATTCCGTTCGTGGGCATCGTCGATCCGTTgtccatagacacacacacacacacacacgcagaggtcTGGAGTGGAAAGCTAGGATGAACGagggggagggtagagggggaagtgttcccctttctcttctctccaggcGCAAAATTTCCCTGCTTTAACAACCTCCTTCTGTCTAAATGcttgacttcctctctctcttcccccagagGGTTTGCACAGGCACTTGCTCTCTGTTACCTAATCAGCCAGGATTAAAATCAGCAGGACACAGGACCTCAATCCAACGAGCCGCTGACGTCACATACCAGTGCACTAaacccacctctccctctcctcttgccTTCATTCTCTTCCTACAAATACACTTTATCTCACGCCTTTTTTTATTTcacactctctctatcactcacAATGACACTCTCATTTCTCAGCCTTAAGTCTCTTCAGGCTGGCTCTCCATCACATAGTTAGGCCTGTGTATACTGGAAACACATCCAGCATGGGGATTACCCCAGCACTGATCTCCTGGTGAGCCACAGCCTAATTGGAAAACGTCCAGTCGAGTAAAGGTGCTcttcgtctccctctctctctctccagattctcttctctttcctttccCCTGCTCAAACAGGTTTTTATCTGATAGATTGGGTTTTACAGGGACAATGTATTGTACAATAGTCACCATTTGAATCGCCAGATTTCCCTAATTCAAATAAGCTTTCTCTTGTGTACACACAATGTTAACAGGAGGGGATTTGAATATGTCCACAAAGCCCTCTTTCACTTCTTTCCTTTCttccttttttttaaattcattacCTTGAGTCATACTATGCCTTGAGTTGACTTGATTGATTAACTTGAATGTACAGTACAGTTCGGGAATTTATCAGGTTCAAGAGTGTGAGTAATTTATTGACCAGAACAGAACATTGTTTGTTCTAACACCCATAAACTACTGCAGGAGATTCAAGAGAACAAGatttaatatataatatattaataatatataatatataaatatccGTTCTTTAGTTTAACATTGGC
Encoded here:
- the LOC139396899 gene encoding fascin-2-like, which codes for MDNGSTMPTNGINKALKLQFGLINHESRYLTAEAFGFKVNASASSMKKKQIWTLEQEDQDTQVVFLRSHLGRYLASDKDGKVSCGAEQPDSPGCRFLIVAQSDGRWALQSETYLRFFGGSADYLSCFAQAIGEPELWAVHLALHPQSSLLSVARKRYAHLFAREGEISVDSNIPWGSDSLVTLVYLEGKYFLKTCDSRFLSNDGKLVKENTPTTSFTLELKSGKLAFKDCDGKYLTPMGPTGTLRSGRCSKPGKDELFDLEESHPQVIFQAANKRFVSVKQGVSISANQDVETDMETFQMEIDKESKKCMFRTNGGNYWTLVSHGGIQSTATEVEANTMFDIEWLGRSVALKASNGKYVCTKKNGQLSAVSDSVGDDELFLMKLINRPMLILRGENGFVCHHKSSNTLDANRSVYDIFLLLFSDGAYHIKSVGGKFWYVSSSGLVCSDGDKPEDFFLEFLEHGRVGIKGKNGKYLRGDSGTLKGDAATVDPSCLWEY